In Microbulbifer sp. GL-2, the following are encoded in one genomic region:
- a CDS encoding amidase — protein MNMIALPANKLAKMIQNRECSCVELTTAYIEQIEKVNPLINAVIQFNPQRALEEAKKRDKQLAKGRKVGPLHGLPFTLKDVYATQGDIVTAGCLGLKNNITTYDSTIAKRLKEAGAILLGKTNTPEFENSVDTDNLVYGQTLNPYDLSRGAGGSSGGAAAIVAACGSAFDVGADVGGSIRVPAHYCGLCGVKTTPRVIPSTGVVYPGGIRTGVMGLILTEGPICRYVEDVSLLLSVLEGPDGRDSAVIPRPISLEKTKKAKDLRIAYVFDEDNPPISSETRQTIQNVANALSALNCTVKHDWPPRFGEAFDFFHKTLGAYAYTAFKTGLENLNVKRVSPLMQKLLDYIKPYSLNIDQFMQGWHEWDLFRSDILKFFDNYDALICPVMPAEAISAEKTMMDPGMPVNTSYVWGVSTLLLPVVTIRAGTSRSGLPIGVQIITKQFHEGVGLQIAAHIEKSLGGWQKPPAPCNV, from the coding sequence ATGAATATGATTGCATTGCCTGCAAATAAACTCGCAAAAATGATTCAAAATAGAGAGTGCTCTTGTGTCGAGCTGACAACAGCTTATATTGAACAAATTGAAAAAGTTAACCCCCTCATCAATGCCGTGATTCAGTTTAACCCTCAACGCGCACTGGAGGAAGCCAAGAAGAGGGATAAGCAATTAGCAAAGGGTAGAAAAGTAGGGCCTTTACATGGCCTGCCATTTACCTTAAAAGATGTTTATGCAACTCAAGGTGACATCGTCACCGCAGGATGCCTGGGTTTAAAAAACAATATAACCACCTATGACTCTACAATTGCCAAGCGCCTAAAAGAAGCCGGAGCAATACTTTTAGGTAAAACCAACACACCGGAATTCGAAAACTCAGTTGATACCGATAACTTAGTGTACGGGCAAACATTGAACCCCTATGATTTAAGCCGAGGCGCCGGCGGCAGTAGTGGTGGAGCTGCTGCAATTGTCGCAGCTTGTGGTAGCGCTTTCGATGTTGGCGCCGATGTCGGTGGCAGTATCCGTGTGCCAGCACATTATTGTGGCCTCTGCGGGGTGAAAACAACACCACGAGTTATTCCATCTACTGGTGTTGTTTACCCTGGAGGTATTCGAACCGGTGTAATGGGTTTGATACTAACAGAAGGCCCAATTTGTCGCTATGTGGAAGATGTTTCACTACTATTATCGGTTTTAGAGGGACCCGATGGACGAGACTCGGCCGTTATCCCCAGGCCTATTAGTCTTGAGAAAACTAAAAAAGCAAAAGATCTCAGAATAGCTTACGTATTTGATGAAGATAACCCACCAATTTCCAGTGAAACCCGACAGACTATTCAGAATGTGGCTAATGCCTTATCTGCGCTGAATTGTACGGTTAAGCATGATTGGCCACCTCGTTTTGGAGAAGCTTTTGATTTCTTCCACAAAACACTTGGAGCTTATGCTTACACTGCATTCAAGACCGGACTGGAAAACCTAAATGTAAAAAGAGTTTCACCCCTGATGCAAAAGCTGCTTGACTACATCAAGCCCTACTCCCTTAATATTGATCAGTTCATGCAGGGATGGCATGAGTGGGATTTATTTCGAAGTGATATTCTTAAGTTCTTTGATAATTACGATGCTTTAATATGCCCAGTTATGCCAGCAGAAGCAATTTCCGCTGAAAAAACAATGATGGACCCGGGCATGCCGGTCAATACCAGTTATGTTTGGGGGGTAAGTACGTTGTTATTACCAGTTGTTACCATTAGAGCAGGCACATCCAGGTCAGGGTTACCTATTGGCGTACAGATTATCACAAAACAGTTTCACGAAGGTGTTGGGTTACAAATTGCGGCCCATATTGAAAAAAGTTTAGGAGGCTGGCAAAAACCACCGGCACCCTGCAATGTATAA
- a CDS encoding DUF1272 domain-containing protein has product MLELRPNCECCDKDLPPNSVEAMICTYECTFCKRCVEEVLSNVCPNCGGGFCPRPVRPQAALRPGVGVQFQPASQKRVLSRYSKEEMQDFATTAKGIAPEAR; this is encoded by the coding sequence ATGCTGGAGTTGAGACCTAATTGCGAATGCTGTGATAAAGACCTGCCGCCAAATTCTGTTGAGGCCATGATTTGTACTTATGAGTGCACTTTCTGTAAGCGCTGTGTAGAAGAGGTATTGAGTAATGTCTGCCCAAACTGCGGCGGTGGGTTTTGTCCTCGTCCGGTTCGCCCCCAGGCAGCACTGCGCCCTGGAGTGGGTGTCCAGTTCCAGCCCGCATCGCAAAAGCGGGTATTGAGTCGCTACAGTAAAGAGGAAATGCAGGATTTTGCTACAACAGCGAAGGGCATTGCCCCGGAGGCGCGTTGA
- the glk gene encoding glucokinase — protein MTSIVADIGGTNARFAIAKPVAAGYQLERLKVVDCKRFKGFDAALQHWLDELEGPRPEKACIAAAGPLEKTATGGRVYMTNLGWSIDAGELAQEFAFPHLELINDFAALAQSLPRLSSEDYQVLRDVPRVEGAPMAVLGPGTGLGVAGLAEADGRYHVLAGEGGHANLTVSTQRELQLLQILMKSRSPVFNEWVLSGSGLVNLYHAVCELNGQEPEDLSPPDISARGLDGADPLCRETLLDFLNFLGSATGDAALYMGARGGVFLGGGILPRIAKLLPESEFEQRFLNKGRVAPWMETVPVYALNAGYQALIGAAVQLEG, from the coding sequence ATGACAAGTATCGTAGCGGATATCGGCGGCACTAATGCCCGCTTTGCGATCGCCAAACCCGTGGCGGCAGGATACCAGTTGGAACGGCTGAAAGTCGTAGACTGCAAGCGCTTTAAAGGCTTTGATGCGGCCTTACAACATTGGCTTGATGAACTGGAGGGACCCAGGCCCGAGAAGGCGTGTATTGCTGCGGCAGGCCCCCTGGAAAAGACCGCTACCGGTGGCCGAGTCTATATGACTAATCTTGGTTGGAGTATTGATGCAGGAGAGTTGGCTCAGGAGTTTGCATTTCCACACCTGGAATTGATCAATGACTTTGCCGCGCTGGCACAATCCCTGCCACGTCTGAGTAGTGAGGATTATCAGGTACTGCGAGATGTTCCCCGTGTAGAAGGAGCGCCCATGGCCGTTCTTGGACCGGGAACAGGCCTTGGCGTGGCTGGCCTGGCCGAGGCAGATGGCCGCTATCATGTGCTCGCTGGTGAAGGGGGGCATGCTAACCTGACCGTTTCCACTCAGCGCGAACTGCAATTGCTGCAGATTCTGATGAAGAGTCGCTCACCGGTCTTTAATGAGTGGGTGTTATCTGGCAGTGGCCTGGTAAACCTTTACCACGCGGTGTGTGAACTGAACGGACAGGAACCAGAAGACCTTAGCCCTCCCGATATCAGCGCACGGGGGTTGGATGGGGCAGATCCCCTATGCCGTGAAACCCTACTGGACTTCCTGAACTTCCTCGGCAGTGCTACCGGTGACGCGGCACTGTATATGGGGGCTAGGGGAGGCGTATTCCTCGGTGGTGGTATATTGCCGCGCATTGCCAAGCTGCTGCCCGAGAGTGAGTTTGAGCAGCGATTCCTGAATAAGGGGCGGGTAGCCCCTTGGATGGAGACGGTGCCTGTCTATGCCCTAAATGCTGGCTACCAAGCACTGATTGGTGCGGCAGTTCAGCTTGAGGGCTGA
- a CDS encoding TonB-dependent receptor translates to MMSLSNKSKGALRPTLLSAAIAASVSASVGVYAQEQEALEEVTVTGIRTSVLDSLEAKRNADVVADVVDAGALSSLPDQSIADALGRLPGVTTVRSNGQSSQLNIRGMNGDFLQTTLNGREQASTSGYTESTRWISFDQYPAELINQAAVYKSPKASHIEGGVAGSVELKTANPLDAEKEHNFNANVRMSFNDAADEVGADEFGQRVTLSYMGKFMDDKVGVALGYSNLEQPNSFTKARTGADAQIGYEQGNDFDGDGSADALPRAFQWQSGNGTDTRNGYLASVVFQPTDNFKAQLDYFRSEFERVDTRHGITVGGLGNMGSYTLSDTEVNGGVVTDGTVIITDPKTIYDSSPWFEARSEDQSTQADSDSIGLNLEWSFGDRHTLMVDYSYSEGTKTRKDQIVSMHAYDLTTDAAGNLLAWEEAAGQSFTYSLNGDGIPSGVFSEVDFTDLDTMRLSRYEEYPHEYTDEVEAFKVDYKFDLEWGAIASVEAGFRASERTFDSERGAFLYGSRDGQFNDYCADNLSSIDCMPQELGGYVKVESTNGLPQFVVTDMDALASSIFGAGNYEGKKVFSQDWTFVESGAVTEEVLAYYLMANIDTQLGNIPVTGNFGVRIVETDVKSSGIQNVGAGNGIEITDDVGVTSDSYDYVEYGPEYTDTLPSLNLNFELTEQDYIRFAAAKVMGRPPVGQLKGGAGSWNSVNSDGATEYNVWTKGSPYLDPFRANQFDLAYEHYFEEGGAVTAALFWKDIESLVEKQYIYFDSQAERTAMFESLGIEIPVGLEAGAFETFVNNDKGGYIRGIELAGTQTFDQLPGIWAGLGLTASYSYTESETEVSGGSLYGENLPLPGLSKNVWSTTIFWDIGNFSSHLNVRYRDEFILNMPVPGSSTPVEAQAYTTVDAQISYAFDNGIDVIFSANNLTDEADVKSYGVDGALGEYTEFGRQFYLGLNYSY, encoded by the coding sequence ATGATGAGTCTATCCAATAAAAGTAAAGGGGCGCTCAGACCCACTTTACTGTCTGCTGCCATCGCAGCCTCTGTATCCGCCTCTGTAGGGGTCTATGCGCAGGAGCAGGAAGCACTGGAAGAGGTAACAGTTACCGGTATTCGTACCAGTGTCTTGGACTCCCTTGAAGCCAAGCGCAACGCAGATGTGGTTGCCGATGTGGTTGACGCGGGTGCTTTGTCATCTCTGCCTGATCAATCTATTGCCGACGCCCTGGGCCGCTTGCCCGGCGTGACTACAGTGCGCTCCAATGGCCAGTCCTCACAGTTGAATATCCGCGGTATGAACGGCGACTTCCTGCAGACCACCCTGAATGGTCGCGAGCAGGCTTCTACCAGTGGCTACACAGAAAGTACTCGCTGGATCTCCTTTGATCAGTACCCGGCAGAATTGATCAATCAGGCTGCTGTTTATAAGTCCCCGAAAGCATCCCATATCGAAGGTGGTGTAGCGGGCTCTGTTGAGCTGAAAACTGCTAACCCGTTGGATGCTGAAAAAGAGCATAATTTTAATGCCAATGTGCGCATGTCGTTTAACGATGCGGCGGATGAGGTGGGAGCAGACGAATTCGGTCAGCGTGTTACCTTGTCCTACATGGGTAAATTTATGGATGACAAAGTTGGCGTTGCCCTCGGCTATTCCAATCTTGAGCAGCCAAACAGCTTTACCAAGGCGCGCACGGGTGCCGATGCACAGATCGGCTATGAGCAGGGCAATGATTTCGATGGAGACGGCAGTGCGGATGCTTTACCACGGGCTTTCCAGTGGCAGTCTGGCAACGGTACCGATACTCGTAACGGTTACCTGGCCAGTGTGGTATTCCAACCTACAGATAACTTCAAGGCCCAACTCGACTACTTCAGGTCTGAATTTGAGCGAGTCGATACCCGTCACGGTATTACCGTGGGTGGCCTGGGTAATATGGGTTCCTACACCCTTTCTGATACTGAAGTTAACGGCGGTGTGGTTACCGACGGTACGGTAATAATTACTGACCCGAAGACGATCTATGATTCCAGTCCCTGGTTTGAGGCACGCTCTGAAGACCAGTCTACCCAAGCGGACAGCGATAGTATTGGGCTTAACCTGGAATGGAGCTTTGGTGATCGTCATACCTTAATGGTTGACTATTCCTACAGTGAGGGCACTAAGACTCGCAAGGACCAGATTGTGTCCATGCATGCCTATGACCTGACCACTGATGCTGCTGGTAACCTGCTTGCCTGGGAAGAGGCTGCAGGCCAGAGCTTTACCTACTCTCTCAATGGCGATGGTATCCCTTCCGGTGTCTTCTCCGAAGTCGACTTTACTGACCTTGACACTATGCGCTTATCTCGCTACGAAGAGTATCCTCACGAGTACACCGATGAGGTTGAAGCCTTTAAGGTGGATTACAAATTTGACTTGGAGTGGGGCGCAATTGCTTCTGTTGAGGCGGGATTCCGAGCATCTGAGCGCACTTTTGACTCTGAGCGCGGCGCATTCCTCTATGGCAGCCGTGATGGTCAATTTAATGACTACTGTGCGGATAACCTATCGAGCATTGACTGCATGCCACAAGAACTGGGTGGTTATGTCAAAGTTGAATCTACCAACGGATTGCCGCAATTTGTGGTAACCGATATGGATGCTCTGGCTTCCAGTATTTTTGGTGCTGGAAATTACGAAGGTAAGAAAGTATTTAGCCAGGACTGGACTTTTGTTGAGTCTGGAGCTGTGACTGAAGAAGTACTTGCTTATTACCTGATGGCTAATATTGATACCCAACTGGGGAATATTCCGGTTACTGGTAATTTTGGTGTACGCATTGTCGAAACCGATGTGAAGTCCAGCGGTATTCAAAATGTAGGAGCCGGTAACGGTATCGAGATCACTGATGATGTGGGTGTCACTTCAGATAGCTATGACTACGTCGAATATGGTCCTGAGTACACTGACACCCTGCCATCTCTGAACCTGAACTTTGAGCTGACAGAGCAGGACTATATCCGTTTTGCCGCAGCCAAAGTCATGGGGCGTCCACCAGTGGGGCAGCTGAAAGGCGGTGCCGGCTCTTGGAATAGCGTCAATAGTGATGGTGCTACTGAGTACAATGTGTGGACCAAGGGTTCTCCTTATCTAGACCCGTTTCGCGCGAACCAGTTTGACCTTGCTTACGAGCACTACTTTGAAGAAGGGGGGGCTGTAACCGCAGCGCTTTTCTGGAAGGATATCGAGAGCCTGGTAGAGAAGCAGTACATCTACTTCGATAGCCAAGCCGAACGTACGGCAATGTTTGAGTCTCTGGGTATTGAAATTCCTGTTGGGTTGGAAGCGGGCGCTTTTGAAACCTTCGTCAATAATGACAAGGGTGGTTATATTCGTGGTATTGAACTTGCGGGCACCCAGACTTTTGACCAGCTACCCGGTATCTGGGCTGGTCTGGGCCTGACTGCCAGTTACTCTTACACTGAGAGTGAAACCGAGGTCAGTGGTGGTAGCCTCTACGGAGAAAATCTGCCGCTGCCTGGTCTGTCGAAAAATGTCTGGAGCACCACGATATTTTGGGATATCGGTAACTTCAGTTCACACCTCAATGTGCGCTATCGCGATGAATTTATCCTGAATATGCCGGTGCCAGGCAGCTCCACACCTGTTGAAGCACAAGCATATACCACAGTGGATGCACAGATATCTTACGCCTTTGATAATGGTATTGATGTTATTTTTTCAGCCAATAACCTGACTGATGAAGCGGATGTGAAGTCCTACGGTGTCGATGGTGCTCTGGGTGAGTACACCGAATTTGGGCGTCAGTTTTACCTAGGTCTTAACTACAGCTATTAA
- a CDS encoding tryptophan halogenase family protein, which produces MSNHNKKIIILGGGTAGWITANLMAAHWQDKGFDITLVESPDIGIVGVGEGSTPPLKGFMDTIGVSEAEWMPECNATYKVGITFKGWSTKPGFSEYVHPFVGQPDQFTVPAFFHNSFLRRKGVDLEGHPDHFFLATEMIRQKLSPVAPENFPFEIAYGYHFDSGLLGKYLRRVAERKGVKYKVATVTGAMLDNLGNIDYLKTTDGEVLKADLYVDSSGFRGNLIQQTLKVPFISCAESLFNDSAVVFATEQEEDYAPHTISTALKYGWAWKIPLTNRNGNGYVYSSNFVDDDKAETEFRAHLGLLDSDAEARRLKFKVGRVAQHWAKNCLAVGLSQGFIEPLEATALDMVQETVVRFIEAYNNGDYTDKFRDEFNNRINARFDAVRDYIVCHYRISSRTDTDYWIANGTNEKISPSLRSIIMSWMAGKNLTDELMNQKLDVYFPNVSWNCLLTGKGIYPIQEQLRPGNELAHKYKIEEIRGFNRRCALNFKPHSQQLNLLSLGVIGD; this is translated from the coding sequence ATGAGTAATCACAATAAAAAAATAATAATTCTGGGCGGAGGTACTGCAGGCTGGATCACCGCAAACCTGATGGCGGCCCACTGGCAGGACAAAGGGTTTGATATCACCCTGGTGGAATCCCCCGATATTGGCATTGTTGGTGTTGGTGAGGGTTCAACACCCCCGCTAAAAGGTTTTATGGATACTATCGGAGTCAGTGAAGCCGAATGGATGCCGGAGTGTAATGCAACTTACAAAGTGGGAATTACTTTTAAAGGTTGGTCTACCAAGCCAGGCTTTAGTGAATATGTACATCCTTTCGTTGGCCAGCCAGATCAATTTACTGTACCAGCCTTCTTCCACAATAGCTTTTTGCGACGTAAAGGTGTAGATCTGGAGGGGCATCCTGATCACTTTTTTTTGGCTACTGAGATGATACGTCAAAAGTTATCTCCCGTTGCGCCAGAAAACTTCCCGTTTGAGATTGCCTACGGATATCACTTTGACTCCGGTTTGCTGGGCAAATATTTGCGGCGAGTTGCCGAAAGAAAGGGGGTTAAATACAAAGTGGCAACGGTTACTGGGGCTATGCTAGATAACCTGGGAAACATTGACTACCTGAAAACTACTGATGGTGAGGTTCTAAAGGCAGATCTCTATGTGGACAGTTCCGGGTTCCGTGGAAACTTAATACAGCAAACCTTAAAAGTGCCTTTTATTAGCTGTGCTGAGAGCCTTTTTAATGATTCTGCAGTAGTTTTTGCTACAGAACAGGAGGAAGACTATGCCCCCCACACTATATCTACGGCCTTGAAATATGGTTGGGCCTGGAAAATCCCTCTGACTAATCGCAATGGCAATGGCTATGTATACAGCTCCAATTTTGTTGATGATGACAAGGCAGAAACTGAGTTTCGTGCACACTTGGGATTACTGGATAGCGATGCAGAGGCACGGAGATTAAAGTTTAAAGTGGGCCGGGTCGCTCAGCACTGGGCGAAAAACTGCCTTGCGGTAGGGCTTTCTCAGGGTTTTATTGAGCCGCTGGAAGCGACCGCTCTGGATATGGTGCAGGAGACGGTCGTGCGCTTTATCGAAGCCTATAATAATGGTGACTATACGGATAAATTCAGAGATGAGTTTAATAACCGCATCAACGCCCGCTTTGATGCAGTGCGAGACTATATTGTCTGTCATTATCGTATCAGCTCTCGAACGGATACGGACTACTGGATAGCCAATGGCACCAATGAAAAAATCTCCCCTTCTTTGCGTTCTATAATTATGTCTTGGATGGCGGGTAAGAATTTGACCGATGAATTAATGAACCAAAAATTGGATGTCTATTTTCCCAATGTTTCCTGGAATTGCCTATTGACCGGAAAGGGTATTTATCCGATTCAGGAGCAGCTACGACCTGGGAATGAGCTCGCACATAAGTATAAAATTGAGGAAATCAGGGGTTTTAATCGCCGTTGTGCCCTTAACTTTAAGCCTCATTCGCAGCAGCTTAATTTATTATCGTTGGGGGTTATAGGTGACTGA
- a CDS encoding transposase: protein MTIKGKRRHFEPEFKKYTAALVSEQGYSISKAAEAVGTTTGNLRRWIKELKQVESEVRLDTGERAELDRLRQEKNSCAWRKKS, encoded by the coding sequence ATGACAATAAAAGGTAAACGCCGGCATTTCGAGCCGGAATTCAAGAAATACACCGCAGCCCTAGTCTCCGAGCAAGGATACTCGATTTCTAAAGCTGCAGAGGCTGTAGGAACCACCACAGGTAACCTGCGACGTTGGATAAAAGAGCTGAAGCAAGTGGAGAGCGAAGTAAGATTGGATACTGGTGAGCGCGCTGAGCTAGATCGGTTACGACAAGAAAAAAACAGCTGCGCATGGAGAAAGAAATCCTAA
- a CDS encoding DDE-type integrase/transposase/recombinase, with protein sequence MKALFVESRQSLGSRHLMKLLRKEGFKIGRYRVRKLMKQLGLVVKCKKRFTLTTDSKHCLPAAENLLNRNFSPAAKNQVWATDITYIWTLQGWFYLAVVIDLYSRRIVGWHLDHQMETTLVSRALIMAVNL encoded by the coding sequence TTGAAGGCTTTATTTGTTGAGTCTCGACAAAGCCTTGGAAGCCGCCATCTCATGAAGCTATTACGCAAAGAAGGCTTTAAAATTGGACGTTATCGAGTTCGCAAGCTAATGAAACAGCTGGGGTTGGTGGTAAAGTGCAAGAAACGATTTACTTTGACGACAGATAGCAAACACTGCCTGCCAGCCGCAGAGAATCTTTTGAATAGGAATTTCTCACCGGCCGCTAAGAATCAAGTTTGGGCTACTGACATCACATACATATGGACCTTGCAGGGCTGGTTTTATTTAGCGGTAGTTATCGATCTCTACTCACGTCGGATTGTTGGCTGGCATCTGGACCACCAGATGGAAACTACACTAGTAAGCCGTGCGTTGATCATGGCTGTTAATTTATGA
- a CDS encoding integrase core domain-containing protein, translating to MSRKGNCWDNALTERFFGSLKREWLTVNLYSTRKDAISDVRAYISYYNSHRIHTTLGDVTPIEFEKCA from the coding sequence ATGAGCCGTAAGGGAAATTGTTGGGACAACGCACTGACTGAGCGCTTTTTTGGCAGTTTGAAGCGGGAGTGGTTAACTGTAAATCTCTACTCGACAAGGAAGGATGCGATATCAGATGTGAGGGCCTATATCTCTTATTACAATTCACACCGAATCCACACAACTCTAGGAGATGTAACTCCCATCGAATTTGAGAAATGTGCTTAG
- a CDS encoding tetratricopeptide repeat protein gives MNTLSLLYLNSKWERQDYAKASNWFERAAENKSMYGYFNQDRIYEEGLRVERSQAHALALDKESSSLGHATSSLKLAKVHSVKNASSSDLEVALYYLKKAAEQSENNNIQHTLEKCQKSQTCNNMELGKLLRFLSTKNQ, from the coding sequence ATGAATACCCTGAGCTTGCTCTACCTCAACAGCAAATGGGAGCGGCAGGATTATGCGAAAGCCTCCAATTGGTTTGAACGTGCCGCTGAGAATAAATCTATGTATGGCTATTTTAACCAGGATCGTATTTACGAAGAGGGATTGAGGGTAGAACGCAGCCAAGCACACGCCCTGGCACTTGACAAGGAATCCTCAAGCCTTGGACATGCTACATCTTCGCTAAAGCTGGCTAAAGTGCATAGTGTAAAGAACGCAAGCAGCAGCGATTTGGAAGTGGCCTTGTACTATTTGAAAAAGGCTGCCGAGCAGAGTGAAAATAACAACATACAACATACTTTAGAAAAGTGTCAGAAATCTCAAACTTGCAACAATATGGAATTAGGAAAGTTACTCAGGTTTTTATCCACCAAAAACCAGTAA